CAGAGGAGGGCCCGGTAAGGCTTActataaaatttggcatttcaGAGATTGAATATTTGGACATATTAATATCTAAGGGCTCAAACATGCTAAACACATCCCTTTATACTAAGAAAACAGATAGAAACACCATATTGCACTACCACATTCAGCCACCATCCAAAACACCTTTTAGATTCAATGCCAAAATCTCAGATGTTGAGAGTGGTCAGAATAGAAAGTGACCCCCAGAGAAGAGAGCAGGATCTTATTGAAATGGGAGATAAATTCCTAAAGAGGGGGTATCCCAAGGGTTTAGTGGATAAGGCAATCACATGGGCACGCCTTTTAAAACGGGATGAGGTACTGCTTAAAGGTGAAAATCCAAGGAGGAAGGAACAAGTAGATACCGGTATCTACTATAAAGTAGGTACAATCCATATAGTAaagatgtgaaaaaaaatgtgttaaaacattGGCCCTTACTGACCACTGATGATGATTCATCCCTTAGAAGGCTAACGCGGCCTAGGTTTGGTTACACTAGGGGCAGGAAGCTGAAAGAATTAATAGGCCCTACTGACCcgatgaataaatataaaaaaatgggaGTGTTCAAATGCACAGGCTGTGTTACTTGTAATAGTCTTAAACTGGGCTCAGAATTTATACATCCATACACGGGCAAAAAATACCCGACCGGAGAATGACCTGTACAACTTCCATGgtaatttacattattaaatgtcCTTGTGGTCTATTGTATTGCGGTAAAACCATAAGGCAATTAAAGGAACGTATTGGCATGCACAGGTCTAGCATACAGGCAGCAATGGATCCTGAAAGGGCCTCAAAATTACAGGCTAAAAAACAGGATATAGTTCAACAGGCAGTAGCAAAGCATTGGGCACAGACAAGGCATGACCCTGCATCATTCAGATGCATGCCGATAGAGCAAATATCCAATCCAATACGGGGAGGTGATCAGAATAATATGTTATTACAAAGAGAAGCGTATTGGATCCATCAGCTTGACTGTGTAGCCCCAAGGGGCTTAAACGAACAGTTGATCTTGAATTGTTTCCTGGGCTAGGAAATCATATAGCGATGCAGTATCAAGGCTATCTCTTATAGATTGAAAATAAACATGCAGAGACATGCATTAGAttggatatatttttattttttcggtcaaaatgaaaattatataaaaatgatgaaactttttttatgattttgttcTATAGGTACCCTGCACAAAACTACACAAAATGGATTTTCACACAAGATGAACTTTCACAACTTTAGACTTATATTCTAACACTGGACTTTTGACACATGGGacaacagtaaggggccgattcactaacttcgagtgaaggattcgaaggtaaaaaacttaaaatttcaaagtttttttgggctacttcgaccatcgaatgggctacttcaaccttcgactacgactttgaatcgaactattcgaattaaaaatcgtttgactattcgaccattcgatagtcgaagtactgtctctttaaaaaaaactttgaccccctagttcgccatctaaaagctactgaagtcaatgttagcctatggggaaggtccccataggcttggctaactttttttgatcgaaggatattccttcgatcgttggattaaaatccttcgaatcgttcgttacgaaggattttatcgttcgatcaaaggaattatccttcgatcgtacgatcaaactatctgcgctaaatccttcgacttcgatattcgaagtcgaaggattttaattcctagtcgaatatcgagggttaattaaccctcgatattcgacccttagtgaatcggccccctagtccACCAAGAGCATAAGaaatgtacactaaggggcagattcatcaagggtcgaatatcgaatagtaaaaacttcgatattcgaccatcgaatttagcATGCTACGATAATCGAAGGCCGTCTTCGATCGAAGGAAaccatcgttcgatcgatcgattccaTGCTACGATGTGAAGGTTTGTGCGTATCGAATAGTCGAAGCTGATCGAAGGTAACCTTTGCCACACTTctattcgaatcgatcgattcgaagtttttatgccccacttcctttctgccatttttttcaaacaggaagtcctctggaggccattttaggtgcattgGCGCCCTTAATGCGCACTTGCTATTTGGATGAGCTAGGTGGAGGAGGTTGCCAAACAGCTGCTTGAAAAATGAGAAGAAGGAGTGAGGAGGAGGAAGGCGAATGTGGTTCCAGCCCTGAAGAGGTGCCCAGGGTGGCTGCATCCCACACTACGTGGGATGTAAGTCAccagaggagggggagagagggggacaggggcTGGAGTGTTAGAGGGAGGGGTTCCTGGGCTGAGGTGGAGGAGGAGAGCCTGTCAGGGTCCCatagagggggaggggagaggtCTGGGAGTGCCAGGACAATGAGCTCCCCCAGCTCACGCCACGTGTCTCCCCCAACATCGgagacacgtggtcggtcccgcaccccagccaggggaagtagggcctcccccagggcacgccacgtgtctcccccaacatcggggacacgtggcagttcctacaccccaggcaggggaagtagggcttcccccagggcacgccacgtgtcccccccaacatcggggacatgtggtcggtcccgcaccccagccaggggaagtagggcctcccccagggcacgccacgtgtctcccccaacatcggggacacgtggcagttcctacaccccaggcaggggaagtagggcttcccccagggcacgctacgtgtcccccccaacatcggggacacgtggtcggtcccgcaccccagccaggggaagtagggcttcccccagggcacgccacgtgtctcccccaacatcggggacacgtggtcggtcccgcaccccagccaggggaagtagggcctcccccagggcacgccacgtgtctcccccaacatcggggacacgtggcagttcctacaccccaggcaggggaagtagggcttcccccagggcacgctacgtgtcccccccaacatcggggacacgtggtcggtcccgcaccccagccaggggaagtagggcttcccccagggcacgccatgtgtctcccccaacatcggagacacgtggtcggtcccgcaccccagccaggggaagtagggcttcccccagggcacgccacgtgtcccccccaacatcggggacacgtggtcggtcccgcaccccagccaggggaagtagggcttcccccagggcacgccacgtgtcccccccaacatcggggacacgtggtcggtcccgcaccccagccaggggaagtagggcctcccccagggcacgccacgtgtctcccCCAACATCGGAGACACGTGGCAGGTCCGGCACCtcagccagggctggaactacagAGATGACCGCCAGGAGGAggcaagaggaggaggaagagacaccGGCCTCACAGAGGAggccagaggaggaggaggaggaggacgatGGCGATGAGGGCCCCAGTGGGCGAATGGGGCGAAGATTTTCCAGTGAAGAAAATGCAGCACTGGTTGATGAAGTGATCGTGCAATGGGATGTGTTATTTGGATGTCGATCCCATTGCATCAATGCTGCCAGACGCAAAAAAATCTGGCAGCTAGTAACGGACAAAGTCAACGCTGTAGGCGCTGTACACAGAGATCACAACACTGTGTACaagcgcttcagtgacctgaagcgtTGGATGCGGGCGAAGTTTGCTGCCAGGAGAGCAAAGGCCGAGAAGACCGGCGGTGGCCCTTTACCATCTTTGAGGCTGCAGCCTTATGAACGCCGGCTTCTGGCCATTATGGGCAGAGAGGTGTGTGAAGGTTTAGAAGGCTCAcatgacacagactggagaagtaagtacattttaatacacaACATTCTTACTGCTTTTATCCACATTCTTATCATTTGCCTAAATAACTAATTTCCCCTTTGTCATTTAGCTTCTTTCCTTAAATATTGCTCCTGTTTGCCATTAGAGGATTTTATGTTTCCAGGattcttgtttgtttttgtagtagTTAATTACGTGCAGCTGTAACATTGCCAAAAAGGCAAAcgtttattaaccatttccctactagaacagaaatgtttataaagtggattaaaagggttgttgagcttgaagttaacttttgaaCTATGTTATGTTATCATTTTAGACAGTCATATCATTCTATTCCAGTCTGTGATTTCTAGGAATATAtgtttgctatggtaatttacatCCTAGCAACCACTTTTTCAAAATCGTCTACTGTagagcttatataaaaaaaaacagaatattgggTACCAgaggaaaacattactttaaggttaacaaaccctttaacttcaGTGTGTAAAAGTGTGAAGCAACATATGTAGAGCCTACAGCAGCTGTATTGTCACTTATTACATTCTGTGCTTCTCACATCATTGCAAACAGGGCCTTTGTGTCATGTATTTAACTTTTCAACCTTAGCATCTCCCTTGCAGTGCCCTGATAGACTCCACTTGGACTTTAAACATATCGTTTCCTCCCCCATTACATTTcagttattattttaaaggctaacttaaatattttagaaacatgTTGTAGGTTTGTCCATCAGCCTAATAAACAAGTACAATTGTAGTAGCTTATGACTGACAAATTTTTTTGGCACTTTTCTTAACAATTGCAGCACCACCGCGGACAGTGCCACAACCCACGGACAGTGACCAGGACCAGGACCTTGATCCTCAGCAgccccaggaagagggtgaggctgCAGAGAGCCCTAGAGCCCCAcaagctcaaggtacagacatgtttgTGTTTGTGGCCAATGTAGTTGCTTCCTCAAATTGTTTGCAACATTACTAATGTCCaatttcacattacagaacatCGAGCTCCCCGGCGTTCCCAGTCGCCAGCCGTGCtacctgtggtgccccccagacgtaAGAACCCTTCCTTTATTTATCTGTGTCCCAAAGATGCAAAGAACATTTACTGAGTCCCTTATGCAGCCTACTTATGTGCCTCTTCAGTGTTAATGAAAAGCAGTAGGTTGTTAAAGACAGATTTTGgatagaatatacattttgccCATTTCCTTATGCGACCAAAGTGTCAATTATATCAGATTGTTCTGCTGCTCTGGCTCTGCATCTctcccttcctcttcctgtgcccccccccattcTGACTGTCAGCCTGAAATCACCATACAGTGCTACTACtatttcactctctctctcagccCCACTTTAAAATCCTACTGATGTCTTTGTGACTGCCCTTGACTATTGGCTCTGCTCAGCCTACATTCTCACCTGTTGACTCgacacttttctttttccttctacaTGGTCCATCTTGCTCCCCCTCACTCCAAGCCATCCACCGTCTCAAGATTTACTCTGGCTCCTCATGCCTCATAGTAGTTTTCTCACTCCATGCTGTCTCTCGGGTCTCCCTTTCCACTTGCAGGTTCCCTCTCTGTTCTTGCTCCCACCTCCTATACCACCCCTCTGTCAAGTTTCACTCCCCTCTCCCAGGTTCAATCACCACTCTCATTGTGTGTCTCATACTATCTCCTTAACTTGCAGCTGATGACaaacaaggcaaacaaaaaacacatatattttgacTAGATACACATTAATGTTCCATTTCAAATCCAGTATTGGAATGATTTAGCCCCCCCCACACCCAAACATGGAAACACCCAACACCAATTTATCTTCTAAGATTATCTTTGTGAGCTTCCTTTCccacctttgtttttttgttatgggttatgcacatgtccaataAATTTAGcgatgtttatatttgttttttgttgtaggTGATGCTGCTGAAGCAGGTGCTGcagctcctgctgctgctgcaccaaTTGGGGGACCACCACAGGAGCAACCACAGCGACTGGCTGAGAGACGTGGGCAGTATGTGGGGCTTATGCAACTTCTCATCCAACAGCAACGCCGCAACAGTCTCTGGATGCGAAGATGGTTTGCTCGCATCCATGCCGGCTTCCATGATGGGATGCAGAGCATGGAGCAAACCTTCCAGAGCATGGAGCAAACCATCCAAAGAAGCATCCAGGACCTGGTGGCGGCTATTCGGGAAGTGGCTCAACAACCACGGGGTTCTGCTGAGGGTCCAGTCCCTGGtcctgctgctgctccccctccaccccctgcaTCTCCTCAGCAGCGCAGAGGAAGGGGGCGTGGAAGGGGACAAGGTCCTGTCCGAGGGGATAAGCGCAAACgtccctagctccagtctgtgtcacttctcaaactgacactggcctctttgcccATTTTATCCTGGCAAAGAACTTCGCCCAATTCACGCTTCAGGTGTgactttgtccgttacccagcaatgggactgacatccaaacaacacatcccattgttttagaccatgctgcattttcttcactgaggggtgccattttaagatctattggcaccctttccaataacatctggaaaagcacttacaaacatcaaagtgcatttgctctaacatatttgtctatttatggtgttatcagcaccaaggtgtgccatatctaCCATCCATTGgtaccctttccaataacatctggaaaagcacttacaaacatcaaagtgcatttgctctaacatatttctatagtaatgctgcagtgtttcccaaaacattcacttgggccaaaaatgttacatgtaaggctcaaagaattgaaatactactcttttgcttgtgtatttttcactaattacttcaaacataacatatgttaacatatgctacctctggcctactttggctacccagcactcctaataggtgccaacgcctactacctcctcctcctcctcctccacctgtgctcattcaatagcaagtcctaggtgtatgatatgccttataggcacaaatggttgttactttgcacaagaagttatgtggcctacctctggcctactttggctacccagcactcctaataggtgccaacgcctactacctcctcctcctcctcctccacctgtgctcattcaatagcaagtcctaggtgtatgatatgcctcataggcacaaatggttgttactttgcacaagaagttatgtggcctacctctggcctactttggctacccagcactcctaataggtgccaacgcctactacctcctcctcctccacctgtgctcatccaatagcaagtcctaggtgtatgatatgccttataggcacaaatggttgttactttgcacaagaagttatgtggcctacctctggcctactttggctacccagcactcctaataggtgccaacgcctactacctcctcctcctcctcctccacctgtgctcattcaatagcaagtcctaggtgtatgatatgccttataggcacaaatggttgttactttgcactatcaaGCATTGTTGGGTGTCCAACACTCTACCTGGCCAGCACTAATCTCATATTGTGGATTTTCAACTGGCCAAATTGTCATATTGACAAGTGTTAGTTGTacatcatattgattgttatattattgtttttgatACAAGCTTATCAGggccaaatttttggatactgtttaatgtaaagttggccatgatgAATCCTGGGGTGCATTAGCAATGTTatgcaacaaatgctttgtaaaacctttgtaaagcttttgccctttagtggtctataggggctgctatattttgaaatatatgttgagaACAAATTCCTCCTGTGCCTTCCAGCTAAGGTAcatattttaaggttttcaaataactattgtatgttccaaaaacaaagaaacaaactttctactgatatatattgtctttttattgttgttcaactgttttggattttgaccaagattgtgtcagtaaagccactaaaacattactgggtgtgtttgttttttattttttgacaaggTGCTAGTCCAAAATAGTaacatgggtaatgtcatttcaagcaagaaaacagaagaagccatacctgtggatcaaacaagaaaaatgcattaacacAAATCCAAACTAATTTAAGTAGCCACACAAAAGCCtgtcattgctaaacaaacactgccacttactGATATTTTATTGAAAGGTCACTCCACCCAGGTTCAAATGAGCCAAACAGCTTTCAGTTCATCATCTGTCGGTTGTGTTGAGTCCAATTTAGTGGGTCAGGAAAAGTTTGCACATGGAGAGGCTGCAAAGTCACATCAATAATATGGTAAGTtgttagcaatatatttttaaattccctGAGTAATTCCTAAATACCTGAATAACGGAGTTTGAGGCGTGGCCAATCAGTCAGTGTCCATGTCTGTATCCTCTGTGGGCAAGTACCAAGATAATAAAGTAGAGTACGACACACATGAACCACAACCATAACACAGTAGGAGGCCAGAAAGCTGAAATGACAAGTACAGATAATGCTTTCTCTTGAATATGTGTATACACATGGAAATTTGTTTATCATCTCATCATTTTTCTGCTTACAGCATAAGATGTTACAGGAAAGCATTCACTGCTAGGGGCACGCCAGCACATCACCATCAGCAGGCTGTTCATTTGGAAGAAAAGTATCAAAAATTGTTTACTTTCCAGATATCCATTCAAAACAATTTCATTTCCCAACAATCATATAAGGCCTAATAATTGAGATTGGTTATAAAGACCTGACATATAACACTCATGACAAGGCAAACATATTAAGGCCAAACAACTGACCTAGGAATTAATGGGTTTCAGACATTATTGAGTTGATCTAGATCATGACATTACTAAACCTCattacaggggagcgcaggagtagacgcatgcagttgttttcaatggggctgtacagtTTGAGACGCAACATGCCAAATTTCTCTTGTGTTTGTGGAGTACAGTCCCATTTCAaacaactgaatgcgtctactcctgtgctccgcTGGGGCTAAACacaaaaacagaacgcaggggagcgcagcttcaaatgctcgtgTGAAAGAGGGCTAAAGGTTAAGCAAATGACCAGATTTACATTGTAAAAACATGGTTTGAAAGGTAACTCACAAGATTgcaaacaatcacaaaaaaagcACTTAGGAATAGGGcccaaaaaaatatgtaccacTATTTGGCCCTTGAGAAGTCTTAAGTAGTACAAATTAACTATTTTTGTGTGGTTTGTTCAACTTACAACTAAAAGTGGGCACGGATGAGCCTTTCACGCACTCTTCTTCCCTCTGGTTGGTTGTCCCTCTGTCTGGCAACATACCCCTCAATCTCAGGTTCCAGGTCATCATCAATGTCTGCAGGTAATCCATGCTGCCTTGCCACATTATGCAGCATGGCACAGACAGTGATGATTTGTGAAACCTTCTGGGGGGAATAAAGCAGAGCTCCCCCAGTGACTGAGAGGCATCGGAAGCGAGATTTGAGCACCCCAAAGAGGCGCTCAATGATATTACGTGTCTTCCGATGGGCACGATTGTACCTACGTTGGGCAGGTGTTTGGGCAAACCTCACAGGGGTCATCAACCAAGGCAGAAGTCCATATCCTGCgtctcctaaaaatgtaaaccaaaatatattatagtaattGATTCCAGTTGTCTGTTGTGTTGACTATTCCAATggtgtagttatgtccattgtGTAGTAGTACAATCTTTACAAACAGATCTACACACAAATTCTTTGCTGTTGGGGTACTTACTTTACCCCTTTTGTTAGCCAAACAACATTGCTGGcacaaaaattgtgtgtgtgcagatccattaagAAATCATCCACTTAACACATCTCACctgtaaactgaatcaggtggcaagaattaaaagccctaacaaagttagctgattgaactaaactacaggtcccaagatgcatagtgcatctATTGTAGCCAGACTGAAAATAGGGCAACATTTctggaaaatacatacatatcacctttaaaataatatttgaagtgtctttgtatgaaattgcaaatataacttacccacaagccagccGTCCGGCATTTCTCCTTGGGTAAAGAGGCCATGGAGAGCTGACTGACGCAGGATAGTGGCATcatggacacttccaggaaagccagatctcacactcatgatgcgcatgttggaatcacacaccacctgcacattgatggaatgggagcgcttacgatttcggtagcgctcctgctgatggcgaggtggtgtgagcgcaacatgagtgcaatcaatggctcctaggcaatttggaaattggccaattaggaaaaaatcctgttttaatcttatccactctgcctgagtagaggggaaggaaatgagcctTCGCGAGTGCTGCAGTAGTGCCCTGAGCACTTGTGTTAGTATCCTGCTAAAGGTGGGCTGGCTCATGCCAATGAGGCGTGAAGAaacctgctggaaactgccagtgcccaggaaatgcaaaactgcaagcagcttgcacatcccaggcactgcctgag
This Xenopus laevis strain J_2021 chromosome 8S, Xenopus_laevis_v10.1, whole genome shotgun sequence DNA region includes the following protein-coding sequences:
- the LOC121397722 gene encoding myb-related transcription factor, partner of profilin-like, which translates into the protein MTARRRQEEEEETPASQRRPEEEEEEDDGDEGPSGRMGRRFSSEENAALVDEVIVQWDVLFGCRSHCINAARRKKIWQLVTDKVNAVGAVHRDHNTVYKRFSDLKRWMRAKFAARRAKAEKTGGGPLPSLRLQPYERRLLAIMGREVCEGLEGSHDTDWRTPPRTVPQPTDSDQDQDLDPQQPQEEGEAAESPRAPQAQEHRAPRRSQSPAVLPVVPPRRDAAEAGAAAPAAAAPIGGPPQEQPQRLAERRGQYVGLMQLLIQQQRRNSLWMRRWFARIHAGFHDGMQSMEQTFQSMEQTIQRSIQDLVAAIREVAQQPRGSAEGPVPGPAAAPPPPPASPQQRRGRGRGRGQGPVRGDKRKRP